The Equus quagga isolate Etosha38 chromosome 2, UCLA_HA_Equagga_1.0, whole genome shotgun sequence genome has a window encoding:
- the CISD1 gene encoding CDGSH iron-sulfur domain-containing protein 1: MSLTSSVKVEWIAAVTFAAGTAVIGYLAYKRFYGKDHRNKSMVNPHIQKDNPKVVHAFDMEDLGDKAVYCRCWRSKKFPFCDGSHTKHNEETGDNVGPLIIKKKDT, translated from the exons ATGAGTCTGACTTCCAGCGTAAAAG TTGAATGGATCGCAGCAGTTACCTTTGCTGCAGGCACAGCTGTGATTGGTTATCTAGCTTACAAAAGATTTTATGGTAAAGATCATCGCAACAAATCAATGGTCAACCCTCACATCCAGAAAGACAACCCCAAGGTAGTACACGCTTTTGACATGGAGGATTTGGGAGATAAAGCTGTGTACTGCCGTTGTTGGAGGTCCAAAAAG ttCCCATTCTGTGATGGATCTCACACAAAACACAATGAAGAGACTGGAGACAACGTGGGACCTCtgatcattaagaaaaaagacactTAA